The nucleotide sequence GGCGCTCGTCAGCTCGGAGATGCGCCGGAAGGTGCCGGCCACTTCGGCGAACTGCCGGGCGCCGTTCTGCACCGCCTTGGAGCCATCCTCGGTGGCCATGATGGTGGTGTTGGCTGCCGCGCGGACCTCGTCGATGAGGGTGCGCACATCCTTGGTGGAGACGCCCACCCGGTCCGCCAGCTTGCGAATCTCCTCGGCCACCACCGCGAAGCGCCGCCCGTGCTCGCCCGCGCCCGCGCTCTCGATGGTGGCGTTGATGGCGAGGATGTTCGTCTGCTCGGCCAGCTCGTTGATGATGTCCAGGATGCCGCCGATCTGCTGGGTGCGCTTGCCCAGGTCCAGCATGTGGCTGACGATGACGTCCACCTGGCGGCGCACCGACTCGATGGCCTCCTGGGCCCGGTCCACCGTCTGCACGCCCTGGCCGGTGGCGTTGGCCGTCTCGTCCGCGGCCAGGGATACCTGCTGCGCGCTGCCGGCGATCTGCCGGAACGTGGAGAGCAGCTCCTTGACGGTGGTGGAGACCTCCGTGGTGGCCGAGGCCTGCTCGCGCGCGCCCGCGGCCTGCTGCGTGGCGGCCGCCTGCAGCTCCGTGGAGGAGCTCTGCACGTGCTCCACCGCCAGGCCGATCTGCCGCCGCAGCCCGCGGGTGATGTAGACGCCCGCGCCGATGATGACGATGATCAGCGCGCCCACGCCCAGCTCCGACAGCAGGGTGAGGAAGTGGGCCTCCTCCTGGGCCACGCGGTCGCGCTCCTGGAGCAGGTTCTGCTCCACGGACACCATCTCGGCGACCCGGGAGCGCAGATCCCGGATGGTCTCCCGCGTCTTCGGGGTGAGGATGAGCGACTGGGTGGTCTCGAAGCCGTGCTCGCGGCGCGTGGCGATGACGGTGCGCATCTCCTCTATCCGGGCCTCGAGGCCGGGCCGCAGCGACGCCAGCCGGCGCATCTGCTCGGGGTCGTCCATGAGCAGCCGGCTCAGATCATCCATGGCCTTGCGCAGGTCCGCTTCGCCCTCCACGAAGGTATCCAGCGAGGACTCCTGCCCGGTGATGACGAAGCCACGCGTCCCCATCTCCGCCGCTCGCATGTTGGAAGGGATGGCTTCCAGCCGTCCGATCACCTGATAGGTGTGGGCCACGCGCTGGCTGGACTCCAGGAACCGGCGGTTGGCCATCAGCCCCACGATGGCGAGAGGGATCATGATGAGCATGACCGCGGCATACCCGGCGGCGATCTGCTGGCCGACCGTCAACTTCCGACGCATGAACTACCTCTCAATTCGCGGAGCTTGGGCTCCGTCCAGCAAGTCCTTCACCAACGAAGCCATATCGAGCACGGGCAGTGGCGGCTCCCCGGGCCGCAGCACGGCGGAGCTCAAGTAGGGCCGGGGCGCGGCGCCCGCGTGGGGCCGCAGTTGCCCGGGAGGGACGCGGAGCTGGCCCTCGAAGCCTCCCGCGGCCAGCCCCACGCGCTGCGAGGCATCTCCCAGCAGCAGCCAGCGCGGAGGCTCGTCCAGGGGCAGCCCGAGGCACGTCGCCAGCGAGTGCACCGCCACGAGCTGCCCGCGCAGGCCCACCACCCCCAGCAACCCGGGAGGGCTGTCCGGCAGGGCCACGACGCGGGCCAGGGCGTGGAGGCCCTTGAGTTGGTTCAGGGGCACCGCCAGCACCGTTCCGCCCACGCTCAGGCGCAGCAGGACCTCCCGGTGGGCCTCCGCGAGGACGGCGGGACGCGCGAAGGAGGCGTCGAACTCCGATTTCAGCTCAGCCAGCCGCTGCGAGAGTTCCTCGTGGCTCTTCATGGGCCCTCCGAGCACGCGAGCAGCTCTCGCTGGCAGACCTGCATCAACCCGTGGCGGCCGAACCCCCCGCCGAACAGCGCGAGGTGAACGGGCTGCTCGTGGGCGAGCAGGGTGAGCGCCAGCCGCAGCGCCACGCGGGCGGTGAGGGGCGTTCCGTCCCTCCGCGCGAGCATGCCCAGGCGCAGGTGGCCGAGGGCAAAGGTGGGCTCCAGGTGGACGGCGCGCTCATAGCGGGCCCGCGCGCTGGGCCCGTCTCCGGCCTGCTCGCGGCACAGGCCCAGCAGGTAGTTCGCCCCGGCGCCCTGCACCCCACGCTCGACGAGCACCTCGCTCAGCCGCTCCGCCTCCTGGAAGCGGCCGGCCTGCAGGTGGAGCGCGGCGCGCAGCAACTGCATCACCGGCTGCTCCCGCTCGGACTCGGGCAGCCCCTCCAGCCAGGAGCGGGCGTCGGCATAGCGCTCCTCCTCGAAGAGGCGCCAGGCGCGGGCCGTGCCCTCTGGCGTGGCCGCGGTGTCCTTCGGCCGGGGGAGGGAGCCCCCCAGCGGCGTGGGCATGGAGAAGGGAGCGGGCGTGGCGCGAGGCGCGGGAGTGGCCACGGGCGTCAGGGTACCGGGGCGAGGGGTGGCTCGCGTAGCGCGGCCGCGCTGGAAGTAGAAGGCATCGCCCGCCTGCTGTATCTCGAAGGACTCCGAAAGTCCCCGCAGGTTCTCGGAGGGGCCCAGGAACAGGAACCCACCGGGCGTGAGCGCCTGCTCCAGCCGGGCGATGACCCGCCGGGCCGTCTCGGGCGAGAAGTAGATGAGGACGTTGCGGCAGAGGATGACGTCGAAGGAGCCCGGCATCCAGAAGGGAGAGTCCTCCAGCAGGTTGCGCTCCTCGAAGACGACGGAGTCGCGCAGGTCTGGCCGCAGGGCGAACCCGCCGTCCGGCAGCGAGAAGAACCACCGCTCGCGCAGGAACTCGGGGGTGGAGCGCAGGGCCCAGGGCGCGTAGTGGGCCCAGCGCGCGCGGGCGATGGCGCGCGGGTTGAGATCCATGCCGGTGATGAAGAGGCGCTCGGCGTCCACGCGGGGGCTCTCGCGCCCGAGGATGGCCAGCGAGTACGGCTCCTCTCCAGTGGAGCACCCGGCGGAGAGCACGCGGGCAGGGCGGCCCTCGCGCTGCACCCACGGGAGGACCCGCTCCACCAGGGCCTCGAGCTGGACTTGGTGACGGAAGAAGTACGTCTCGCCCACGGTGAGGCGCTCGGCCAGGGCGCGCAGCTCGGGATCGCTGGGCCCGGCCGTCTCCAGCTGGTCGAGGTAGTCGTCCCAGCGGCGGCGGGGGGCCAGGTCGGCCAGGAGTGTGGCCAGCTCCTGCCGCGTCTCGAGGGCGGGCACCAGTCCGAGGCGCCGCTCCACGAGCCCGGCGAGCCGGTCGATGAGCACGTCCTGCTCGCTCATGCCGCACCTCCGGAGGAGGCCAGCCGGGACCACGCATCCGCCGGCAGCAGGCGGGCCGCGCTCAGCGCTCCGAGCAACTGGCCATCCAGCGTGCCCAGCACCTCGAGGTGGCCGGACGCGGCGCCTTGCAGCAGCGGGGGAACGGCCCCCAGCTCCGAGGCGTTGAGCTCGCGCAGTCCGAGCACCTCATCCACCTCCAGGGCCACCTGGCGCGCGGAGACGCGGAGCAGGACGAAGCGCCGGGGCTCGGTCGAGGCCGCGCCGCCCATCAGCGCCGCGAGGCTGAGCACCGGCGTGGGCTCGCCGCGCACCACGGACACGCCGCGCACGAAGGAGGGCACTCCGGCGACAGGGGACACGGGCAGCGGGCGCAAGGTCTCGATGACCTCGCCCATCGGCAGCGCGCACCTCCAGCCGTGCGCACGGACCATGAGAAAACGTCCCGCGACTTCACCCGG is from Hyalangium minutum and encodes:
- a CDS encoding methyl-accepting chemotaxis protein, which encodes MRRKLTVGQQIAAGYAAVMLIMIPLAIVGLMANRRFLESSQRVAHTYQVIGRLEAIPSNMRAAEMGTRGFVITGQESSLDTFVEGEADLRKAMDDLSRLLMDDPEQMRRLASLRPGLEARIEEMRTVIATRREHGFETTQSLILTPKTRETIRDLRSRVAEMVSVEQNLLQERDRVAQEEAHFLTLLSELGVGALIIVIIGAGVYITRGLRRQIGLAVEHVQSSSTELQAAATQQAAGAREQASATTEVSTTVKELLSTFRQIAGSAQQVSLAADETANATGQGVQTVDRAQEAIESVRRQVDVIVSHMLDLGKRTQQIGGILDIINELAEQTNILAINATIESAGAGEHGRRFAVVAEEIRKLADRVGVSTKDVRTLIDEVRAAANTTIMATEDGSKAVQNGARQFAEVAGTFRRISELTSANLDVARQIELSTQQQTSAVEQVSAAIQQVAVTAKQTEVSSSQTLQTSTHLIQLSRQLATLVDARHTNAR
- a CDS encoding chemotaxis protein CheW produces the protein MKSHEELSQRLAELKSEFDASFARPAVLAEAHREVLLRLSVGGTVLAVPLNQLKGLHALARVVALPDSPPGLLGVVGLRGQLVAVHSLATCLGLPLDEPPRWLLLGDASQRVGLAAGGFEGQLRVPPGQLRPHAGAAPRPYLSSAVLRPGEPPLPVLDMASLVKDLLDGAQAPRIER
- a CDS encoding CheR family methyltransferase; protein product: MSEQDVLIDRLAGLVERRLGLVPALETRQELATLLADLAPRRRWDDYLDQLETAGPSDPELRALAERLTVGETYFFRHQVQLEALVERVLPWVQREGRPARVLSAGCSTGEEPYSLAILGRESPRVDAERLFITGMDLNPRAIARARWAHYAPWALRSTPEFLRERWFFSLPDGGFALRPDLRDSVVFEERNLLEDSPFWMPGSFDVILCRNVLIYFSPETARRVIARLEQALTPGGFLFLGPSENLRGLSESFEIQQAGDAFYFQRGRATRATPRPGTLTPVATPAPRATPAPFSMPTPLGGSLPRPKDTAATPEGTARAWRLFEEERYADARSWLEGLPESEREQPVMQLLRAALHLQAGRFQEAERLSEVLVERGVQGAGANYLLGLCREQAGDGPSARARYERAVHLEPTFALGHLRLGMLARRDGTPLTARVALRLALTLLAHEQPVHLALFGGGFGRHGLMQVCQRELLACSEGP
- a CDS encoding chemotaxis protein CheW, with translation MPGEVAGRFLMVRAHGWRCALPMGEVIETLRPLPVSPVAGVPSFVRGVSVVRGEPTPVLSLAALMGGAASTEPRRFVLLRVSARQVALEVDEVLGLRELNASELGAVPPLLQGAASGHLEVLGTLDGQLLGALSAARLLPADAWSRLASSGGAA